One genomic window of Mucilaginibacter sp. SJ includes the following:
- a CDS encoding glycosyltransferase family A protein, with the protein MNSGVSIIVCCYNGSKRLPETVKHLALQKVPAYINWEVIIVDNASTDGTADTARAEWGKHNLTNVPFSVLSQPIAGLSHARDMGLNHARYEYLLFCDDDNWLFDNYIERAFKIMNCDSQIGVLGGCGLIEAEQPALLSESLLKFTTVWGPQTWAVGSHWVYGAGAVYRKSILLELKNANWRQVTTGRIGKKLLSGEDVEICLMNYLMGYKIIADDNLKFKHFVPHQRQNINYILKVAFWLNYSSVLLNGYFALVNDNKRPIKQIINHDLLSAAKSLIKLTVNLFYQKVIRFRPVSVEQKISYYQKSGQLKSLLTNRQLIKNQYQHIKQLLKIVKTAQAFTSY; encoded by the coding sequence TTGAATAGCGGGGTATCAATTATTGTTTGCTGTTACAATGGTAGCAAACGGCTGCCCGAAACTGTTAAACACCTGGCCTTACAAAAGGTACCGGCATATATTAACTGGGAAGTTATAATTGTTGACAATGCATCAACAGATGGCACAGCGGACACAGCCAGGGCCGAATGGGGAAAACACAATTTAACCAATGTTCCGTTCAGTGTTTTGAGTCAACCCATTGCAGGGCTAAGTCATGCGCGGGATATGGGTTTAAATCACGCTCGATATGAATACCTTCTTTTTTGCGATGATGACAATTGGCTTTTCGACAATTATATTGAGCGTGCCTTTAAAATCATGAACTGTGATAGCCAAATAGGTGTATTGGGGGGATGTGGATTAATAGAAGCTGAACAACCGGCCCTACTTTCCGAAAGCCTGCTGAAATTTACTACCGTTTGGGGTCCCCAAACTTGGGCAGTCGGTAGCCATTGGGTTTACGGTGCCGGGGCTGTTTACCGGAAAAGCATCCTGCTTGAACTGAAGAACGCCAATTGGAGGCAGGTAACAACCGGCCGGATAGGTAAAAAACTGCTTTCGGGCGAGGATGTTGAGATTTGCCTGATGAATTATTTGATGGGCTATAAGATCATCGCCGATGATAACCTAAAGTTTAAACACTTTGTTCCCCATCAAAGGCAAAATATCAACTATATATTAAAGGTTGCATTTTGGTTAAATTACAGCAGCGTTTTGCTCAATGGCTATTTTGCACTGGTTAATGATAATAAACGGCCTATCAAACAGATCATAAATCACGATCTGCTTTCCGCAGCAAAATCCTTAATCAAGTTAACGGTTAACTTGTTTTATCAAAAGGTTATCAGATTCCGGCCTGTAAGCGTCGAACAAAAAATCTCATACTACCAAAAATCTGGCCAGCTCAAATCGCTGTTAACTAACAGGCAACTGATAAAAAATCAGTACCAGCATATAAAACAATTATTAAAAATTGTAAAAACAGCCCAGGCTTTCACAAGCTATTAA
- a CDS encoding DegT/DnrJ/EryC1/StrS family aminotransferase, giving the protein MNIPFLSFSSQNNLVEAEIRAAFDRVFQNKWYILGKEVGDFENAYAAFNKVQHCIGVGNGLDALCIALRVLEVGEGNEVIVPSNTFIATWLAISQVRATIVPVEPNKDTYNLDPRLIEAAITPKTKAIIPVHLYGQACQMDAIMQIAHKHNLFVIEDNAQAQGSIYNNKLTGSFGHVNATSFYPTKNLGAYGDAGALTTNDAGLAQKASLLRNYGSEKKYYNEVIGINSRLDELQAAFLSVKLKYLSGWIDERRKIAATYSQQLAGTSKLILPVTAPGAKHVYHLYVIRTERRDALEKHLNNNGIGTGIHYPVPAHLQKAYGHLGYQKGDFPIAEELAETCLSLPLNPGMSDEEIEYVTKTINKFYA; this is encoded by the coding sequence ATGAATATTCCTTTTTTATCATTTAGCAGTCAGAATAATTTAGTTGAAGCAGAGATCCGTGCAGCATTTGATCGTGTTTTTCAAAATAAATGGTACATACTTGGTAAAGAAGTCGGCGATTTTGAAAATGCTTACGCTGCCTTCAATAAAGTACAACACTGCATTGGCGTAGGCAATGGGCTTGATGCCCTGTGTATTGCGCTACGGGTGCTTGAAGTTGGTGAAGGCAATGAAGTGATCGTCCCTTCAAATACCTTTATAGCTACCTGGCTCGCCATATCGCAGGTAAGGGCTACCATTGTACCGGTTGAACCAAATAAGGATACTTATAATTTAGACCCGCGTTTGATTGAAGCAGCCATCACCCCAAAAACAAAAGCTATCATACCCGTACACCTTTACGGACAGGCCTGCCAAATGGATGCTATTATGCAGATAGCCCATAAGCATAATCTTTTTGTGATAGAAGATAACGCACAGGCGCAGGGGAGCATATACAACAACAAGCTTACCGGCAGCTTCGGCCACGTTAACGCTACCAGCTTTTATCCAACAAAAAACCTGGGCGCGTATGGCGATGCAGGAGCTTTAACTACCAACGATGCCGGCCTGGCACAAAAAGCAAGCCTGCTGCGTAATTATGGCTCCGAAAAAAAATACTACAACGAGGTTATCGGCATAAACTCAAGGTTGGATGAATTGCAGGCTGCTTTTCTTTCGGTTAAACTAAAATATCTTAGCGGATGGATAGATGAAAGAAGAAAGATAGCAGCCACGTACAGCCAACAGCTTGCAGGCACCAGCAAACTTATATTACCGGTAACTGCACCGGGAGCAAAACATGTATACCATTTATATGTGATCCGTACTGAGAGGCGCGATGCACTGGAAAAACATTTGAACAACAACGGAATAGGCACAGGAATCCACTACCCTGTACCGGCGCATTTGCAAAAAGCATACGGGCATCTCGGCTACCAAAAAGGTGACTTCCCGATAGCTGAGGAATTGGCAGAAACCTGCCTGAGCCTTCCGCTGAATCCGGGCATGAGCGATGAGGAAATTGAATACGTAACTAAAACTATTAACAAGTTTTATGCGTAA
- a CDS encoding ketoacyl-ACP synthase III produces the protein MIAYIKAISYYLPPNKLTNAELSVLFPEWGIEKIANKIGVDTRHIAADNEFASDMAIAAAQKLFAEHNISPADINFILYCTQSPDYFLPTTACIIQDKLGIPVKAGALDFNLGCSGYVYGLALAKGLIAAGIATNILLLTSETYSKFIHPKDKGNRTIFGDAAAATLISTNGFAAIGHFELGTDGKGAENLIVKQGAIRHPEKSADTIHDGYGNEQSPGNLHMDGPEIFAFTSTEVPVLITEILKKNGVSKADIGQFILHQANRYMLEHLRKKMDIAPENFYIYMADVGNTVSSSVPIALYEAMKEKQTGPQAKWLLAGFGVGYSWAGTVIAFI, from the coding sequence ATGATCGCTTACATCAAAGCAATTTCGTACTATCTGCCCCCAAATAAACTTACCAACGCCGAGCTATCGGTTCTATTTCCCGAATGGGGAATTGAAAAGATAGCCAACAAAATAGGTGTCGACACCCGGCACATTGCCGCCGATAATGAATTTGCATCAGACATGGCTATCGCCGCAGCACAAAAGCTTTTTGCTGAACATAATATCAGCCCGGCAGATATTAACTTTATACTTTACTGCACCCAAAGCCCTGATTATTTTTTGCCTACAACAGCTTGCATTATTCAGGATAAGCTGGGGATCCCGGTTAAGGCAGGCGCGCTTGATTTTAACCTGGGGTGTTCGGGCTATGTGTACGGACTCGCTTTAGCCAAGGGCCTGATAGCAGCCGGCATAGCTACTAATATCCTGTTGCTTACATCCGAAACTTACTCAAAATTTATACATCCTAAAGACAAAGGCAACCGCACCATCTTTGGAGATGCCGCAGCCGCTACCCTCATCAGTACCAATGGCTTTGCCGCCATAGGCCACTTTGAGTTGGGTACCGATGGCAAGGGCGCCGAAAATCTAATCGTAAAGCAGGGTGCTATCCGGCATCCCGAAAAAAGTGCAGATACCATACATGATGGCTATGGTAACGAGCAATCGCCAGGCAATTTACATATGGACGGGCCTGAGATATTTGCTTTTACATCGACGGAGGTCCCCGTGTTAATAACTGAAATCCTTAAAAAAAACGGGGTAAGCAAAGCCGATATCGGGCAATTTATCCTGCACCAGGCCAACCGGTACATGCTGGAGCACCTGCGTAAAAAAATGGATATAGCCCCCGAAAATTTTTATATCTATATGGCCGATGTGGGTAACACGGTATCATCATCGGTGCCTATTGCACTTTATGAGGCCATGAAAGAAAAACAGACCGGTCCGCAGGCAAAATGGCTTTTGGCCGGCTTTGGCGTAGGTTATTCATGGGCCGGAACCGTAATAGCATTTATATAA
- a CDS encoding SDR family NAD(P)-dependent oxidoreductase translates to MNNPFSLTGKNILITGSSSGIGKKTALTSAGMGAKLHISGRDAERLTATLHELEGEGHAMQTADLTSEQDIDTLVQSVSGLDGVVLSSGITKTLPFKFINAVELNSIMQANFSAPVLLLSKLIKLKKLNKGCSIVFVSSIGGNFIGAKGNAMYSASKGAINAIQKVLTLELAPQKIRVNNVSPGMVRTEMWENSTTFTAEQIEEDAKKYPLGYGETSDVANAIVYLLSDASKWVTGISLVLDGGFSVQ, encoded by the coding sequence ATGAATAATCCCTTTTCATTAACCGGAAAAAACATTCTTATTACCGGCTCTTCATCCGGTATCGGCAAAAAAACTGCGCTTACATCGGCCGGCATGGGGGCAAAACTCCATATAAGCGGTCGCGATGCCGAAAGGCTCACGGCAACGCTTCATGAGCTTGAAGGCGAAGGGCATGCGATGCAAACCGCCGATTTAACCAGCGAACAGGACATTGATACCCTGGTACAATCAGTTTCAGGATTAGATGGCGTAGTATTATCCTCAGGAATAACCAAAACGCTTCCGTTTAAATTTATAAACGCCGTCGAACTCAATAGTATCATGCAGGCAAATTTTTCTGCACCTGTCCTGCTACTCAGCAAGCTTATCAAACTCAAAAAGTTGAACAAAGGGTGCTCCATTGTATTCGTGTCTTCAATTGGCGGTAATTTTATAGGCGCAAAGGGTAACGCTATGTACAGCGCGTCAAAAGGCGCAATCAATGCTATTCAAAAAGTACTAACGCTTGAGCTGGCCCCGCAAAAAATAAGGGTGAACAACGTTTCGCCTGGCATGGTACGTACAGAAATGTGGGAAAACTCAACCACATTCACTGCTGAACAAATTGAGGAAGATGCAAAAAAATACCCCCTCGGTTATGGCGAAACCAGCGATGTCGCCAATGCTATTGTTTACCTTTTATCAGATGCCAGCAAGTGGGTTACCGGCATTTCATTGGTGTTAGACGGAGGTTTTTCTGTTCAATAA